A region of the Sander vitreus isolate 19-12246 chromosome 1, sanVit1, whole genome shotgun sequence genome:
AAACCGAACAGacagaatatttattttctctataGAACCGGTCAGTGTGGCACATGATATAGTCAGATATGACTGAAAATGGTACTGAATGTTAAGCTTTAGAGTTTTGAATAGCTGTGGTCTGCCGGTATTCCCGGTTGGGAACCATAGGTCAGAACACCGTTTATATGTGGAGGGGTATGACAACCCCTCCGCTCCACTAGGTGTACCTGTTTGCTGGCTGCTCTTTGTCTTGCAGGCTCAGATCAAGGTAGAGGGTCGTCGTTAACATTATGTGCCACACCTGTCaacatggttaggtttaggcatgaggagtggggattggttagggtcAGGGTAAGAATACTAcagtagggttagggttaatcaGAGGCAGAATACAGGTGAAACTCGAAAAATTTGAATATCGTGCTGaagttcatttatttcagtaattcaacttaaaaggtgaaactaatatattatatagactCTGTTCAAGCCTTTATTTGctataattttgatgattatggcTTACAGCTTATATCGTAGGCTCAAAGTGTCACACTCTCATCAGCTAATTAATCCAAAATACCTGCAAAGGGTTCCtgagcctttaaatggtctctcagtctggtTCAGTAGAATTCACAATCATGGGGAAAACTGCTGACCTGACAGTTGTGCAGAAACCCATCATTGACACCCTCCACAAGGAGGGAAAGCCTCAGAAGGTAATTGTAATTGTAGAAAATAGAATTAACTACACGGACACGATGTTGCTTCACTCAGATCCAATGTTATAATGGAGGAGCAGAAGCCACACATTCCCCTACAGTCTGAACAAGGCATTAGTAATTGAACACAGATTAGCAACTCAACCAGTgcttaaaacaggaaacaaatggAAACTTAAGGAAACAGAGAAATACTGCAAAATGTCATTTCAAGTGCATTTTTCCCAATGTCTTATAGGTATCTTAGACAgcattttaaacacaaatgGTCTTTTTATCCTATTTATCTTTTAAGCCTCTTTTACGTGAAAAGGTCAGAGCAATGGATTACCGATCTACAGATCATAGTGCATTTTAACTCAAAGAAATGAATGACCATCTTCTTAACCAAGCAGTGCAATGAATTACAGCATTTTAACTTAtacttttatgcacatttttaagtatCTTTTAACCTATGTACGTATTCCCATTCAATGTATTCAAAATATCACTCTTacagctgcagattcagagaggacagaggcagagagtgatcaggaggatgaagatgacagggaggaagaggccAGTTGTAAGTCTCATTTgttaaactaaaataataagaaTATATAGTAGTGCATCaacataaaatgttatgaaaaaaaataaacaattaaagctgcaagcagcaatggatgggccctcgctcctcttagcgcgtcggggttactggcagaTGCCACTccttcattagctgtgaaagagAGCGTGGccaaagtatagggggcgggccaaacctttaccaataataaaaaaggaagtctttgctgagtttgaagtccgccggatgaaatctctaggaggagttcgttaaagtatagcaccttgacttttaggcctacttcctgttgccactagggggcgctatgactttaagtaaatatcggcctctatttgtcctcagggttggactcttatgaatcctgaaaaattccgagccaattggacaatgtacactcaagttacacccactccctgttttgatggcgaaacgcacaaaatgtccgccccgccacggccacgccctatgacgaaaagtttttgaataacttttcatctttaacgtcttaagatggtacagaccaaatttgaagttgatcggatgaaatctctaggaggagttcgttaaagtacgacgtggaaatggccaaaattgcactaatttcgaactttgaaatcaaaatggtggacttcctgttgggtttagggtatggcttcAATGAagttttttgtacatcttgacatgttacatatgtgtaccaattttcatgagtctacgttaaacgcactgcaggggctcaatttttttaactttgtagggggcgttagcgagccatttttgtgtgcctattcccgaaacccttaaaatacgtacattttcaccagacttgatgcgtttttgaatatgttaagcccctcaaaaaggcgattcatttgcagaaaataataattgttcagttccaatagggccttcgccgctgtcggtgctcgggccctaataaacATGATCTTGACTTTGAACTACATGCAACAGTGTAGCCAATGGTTTACTTTTATTCCATACACACTAATTGCCTGcttcatgatgatgatgtgataatttcacatttttgcattttagaAATAATCTCTGGTTTTGGCTTCCCTAGCTGTCTGTTTTCTTTCACTGTTGCAGTCAAAAGATAATTGATTGGCTACATATTGAAACATTTAATAATATAAGGGGGGGCCTTGAGTCTTGTTGCCCAGGGCACATGAAATTGTTAATCTGGTTTGATGAGTTATAAATGCTTGGTGTGAGGAAAATGAGTTGGCCAGGTGTCCTGGTGAGTCGCTAGAGCGTCTAGTCAGAGAGTCTAGGCTAGCCTGGTGCAAACTTAGCCCAGATAACATTAGGGAACAAGCCAAAGTCTTTTCAAAATCTTGCCGTCATTTAGAATAGCAAGGAGGGACAACGACTGAAGACATTATTTACTTACATGGTGTTCGTAGTCCTAAGCACAGCTGTAGAGATGCACACACTGCACAGTCACAATGGCGCTTTGCTGGCATAGCTGCTGACAGAACACGATATTGCCTGTGCTAAAACGCAACTAATTAGCGATGCTCATTGTCAGTAAGAAAAAGAGAGATCGATGTCCCTATCGCTGTGTTTGACTGGTGTTTGTGTGGGCTATGCCACCCAATGGAATCAGCAGTGGAGAGTATGTCCTGCCGTGAGGTGAACGCGTTTTGGAGTTTAGTGGAACTgaccttccctccatccaggaCCTGTACCGGTCCAGGAAAAGGGCAGCAAAAATCTCTGCAGAGTGCAGACCCCTCACATCCTGGTCACAAAATgttcaacctccttccctctggtAGGCGATACAGGGCACTGTTCGCCAAAACCAGCCGACACAGAGACAGTTCCCCAagcagtcactctgttgaacAGTCAATAATAGCCCCCACCCtcacactgaacaaagtcaacCACCACTGTTCTACTCATCTACCTCATGTCTATTTCAATCCtataattacaatattgttattaatatattaccattGCACTGATCTGCCTTGCACTGTACTCatatttaaatcctaaaatctCAGTCTATTGAccgatattgcactattccttccctctcttttgtaaaattgtaaattctattgtattgttatactgtacactatTTTCTTTATATTCTTACCGTcaactctgtttttattcttaatatgttaagagtcaaattccttatttgtctacgcaaacctggccaataaagcagaTCTGACGTGCCTCACGCGGCATCCTTGAGGCATGCTGCTTGAACCCGTTCGTTTTGCGAATAGCATACTCTCATTTCAGGCAGGATCACGGTCCTCTTGAAGCCAGCACACACGAGTATGTTTACAATTGAGTTATTTCATTCAtcactttttaataaaacataactTTTCTGCTATATCCCTAGGCAATACAGGTATACAGCTTACAGGCAGGTTGTACGTTGGGCATATGGTATTCTGGGGAGGCACATACGGAAGCCGATACCGTCCTGCCTGGTTTCAGTCATCCGACATCACTTCCAAGAAGGTGCCTACAAAGGATTTGAATGGCCTCGTTTGGATGAAGATTAGCTTAACTAcccttttcagttttttaacagTTTAGTTGGATTGTTTTGTTGTGAGCTCACATCCCCAACCCCCCCAATGAAATAAAtcactgaatttaaaaaacagtAGACAGAAGACATGaatttcatttcaataaaattAGTTTATTGATTACTCACATGTGCACAGAACACATGCAAAGTGACCCATGACAAAATCACAACTAAAAGCTCCCACCAATAGGTGAGATTACAAGACAAAGCAACACTAACATGCAGTGTTGTAATGGAtcgctactgtacttaagtagaattttcacgtatctgtactttacttcattatttatatttccggaaacttttactccactacagtttctaaataaaatgtagatttttactccactacatttcccctaagcatcttagttactcgttactacaaaatataatcagaacaaatttgttacactggaaaaaagcaggtttggcaAATCATTGCTCCTAAATTGCCAAGATAATGCACTCTCCATTCCAGTCCGTTTGATGCCAAgcggcaaaaaaataaaaataaaaataataaaaacataggccaaaactaaagaagaagaggaggaggcctaatgactgatagtgtcatggaagcatctggtgcaggctctgccgccatggtaacagacgatgaTCACCTcgacgacagtggtgatgaagataacgttacacacctttggccatgAAGTTTacaatcaaagtttttttactttgacttctaatacatttaatatcagaaaatgacttttgatacttaagtacagtaaatatcagatactttaagacttttactcaagtaatattctaaaaagaGACTTTTACTTCTGCCAAAgccattttctggtaagatacttgtacttttactcaagtatggctttcaagtactttatacaagactgctaACATGCGACAGCACACAATGAGAGACCATGGCAAGCGGCATGCAGAATTTCAGTGACAGGATCCCACCACCAAGTAAAATTACAGAACAAACAGAGAAGGAGAAGACGCAACCAACAACCAACCACTACAAGATTCTAAAtaaggggtgtcaaactcaacttcagtaagggccacactgggaaATGAGAATCGCATCATTGGCCAGACATGTTTGacacaaatccacttttgctagtttaacggcggaaacAAGGGTcagtgcgccaggcgcatggttcaaaagggttgtacttagtgtcttcattaattcataggtgtgttttgggcgtaacatgatATAAACCAATCatagtgtcatctcccattccctttataAGCCAGGCGGGTTTGTAccttgctattatgatggcggatttgctaaacaggaaggagagatttttcATGAGAAGAAAATGATCTGGTCCTATATGGCACAAGCACTATGCCACCaaaactatttcacattgtaatatttttatttttaatcttttgcatgtgtgtgtgtttgctgctgcgcgtccctgtgtgtgtaacaagcatagtgtgcgcgcgctgtgcacgagcctaaaATATTTGCGTTgttaaataacaatgaaatgctgcgctactgactttagaccaggctTTTGtcggtcaatggcgcgatcactttctgctgcctcaagatagcaacacGCCAAGatttcacctgaacacacctccctgtaagaccagcacgcccatgggcgcacagatgggtgcacagatgggcgcaggtgcatttgctatttacaCTGCAccgcgtcggtcttaaactagcaaagacacttgggtcgacCTTTGCACTgcactgcgccgggtgcaagatagggcccaaagtcagcaaaaaagttccttagccatcatagggTTTAGCAAATCAAATGCATTACACGATGAATTCATATTACTGTAACGGAAAAATCATGTTAAATTAACACAATTTTAATAGACAGTctaatatgaataaaatgttggTTTGACAAGAAATAagtaatagagagagagagagagagagagaaaaagtgtcAGTTAGCCACATTATGATCATGTGGGACCGATGTACACATTAAAATCAAGTAAAttcaaaagacttttttttcagtatttgcTTGATAAGCCCACCCAATCATGTAAAGTATCGTTAGCGTTTCAATTAGATTATTCTCCGGCAAGCTGCTGACCATGGTCATGAAATCAACACAGGTTGTGAGATCATTCCAgttcaatttaaaaatgtaacgtGTAGGATTTCAAAGTGTGTACCATGCTTTGTTGCTTACAGGCTGCAGTTTGTTCTGCAGCTTTACATCAAACTTTTCCCTCAGAATTAGCTCTATCTCATCATCTGTTATGTTTCTCATGTCATAGACATCGACATCTTGCTCAGGTTTGTAGGTGACCTCGCTGTAGGTCCAGCCTATAAGGGCTCTAAATCCTGTTGGTGTTTGCAAAGAGCAGATGGATTTATTGGTGAACAGTGAAGTAGGATCTGTCTGGAGTGTGTGGTTTTTCTCAAAAAAATGATCAGCCTCACGGGGCACTAAGGTGAAGCAGTAGATCTGCTTTGTTTCATTACTGTTGACAAGACTTGATTTAGCAAAGTCTGGATTAAGAATCTCTGGCTTTCTACCAGTTTTCTCCAGCACCCAGATGTCCCCCTTATCTATGAGACGAAAGACACCTGCTGCTTGAGGTTGGTCCTTTCCAGAGATGAGCTCCAGGGGTTCCCACACTTGAAAAGACACCCCAAAGCTTACATCTGCTATGTAAGCCTTTCCATCAATGACGATCATGTTGATGAGATGAGATTCATAGGGAGAAGTATCATTGCTGTTGCTGATGAAAACTCTGGAGCCTAACATCGTAGTGTCGTAGCCCATTTCTTTCAGCACCCAGCC
Encoded here:
- the LOC144519790 gene encoding arylamine N-acetyltransferase, pineal gland isozyme NAT-10-like isoform X1, which produces MKDKMTLDEYFKRIGLHGSYDKPDLATLKLIHKQHVMSVPFENLSIHCGETIIMDLEVIFNKVVRSRRGGWCLENNFLFGWVLKEMGYDTTMLGSRVFISNSNDTSPYESHLINMIVIDGKAYIADVSFGVSFQVWEPLELISGKDQPQAAGVFRLIDKGDIWVLEKTGRKPEILNPDFAKSSLVNSNETKQIYCFTLVPREADHFFEKNHTLQTDPTSLFTNKSICSLQTPTGFRALIGWTYSEVTYKPEQDVDVYDMRNITDDEIELILREKFDVKLQNKLQPVSNKAWYTL
- the LOC144519790 gene encoding arylamine N-acetyltransferase, pineal gland isozyme NAT-10-like isoform X2, with the protein product MTLDEYFKRIGLHGSYDKPDLATLKLIHKQHVMSVPFENLSIHCGETIIMDLEVIFNKVVRSRRGGWCLENNFLFGWVLKEMGYDTTMLGSRVFISNSNDTSPYESHLINMIVIDGKAYIADVSFGVSFQVWEPLELISGKDQPQAAGVFRLIDKGDIWVLEKTGRKPEILNPDFAKSSLVNSNETKQIYCFTLVPREADHFFEKNHTLQTDPTSLFTNKSICSLQTPTGFRALIGWTYSEVTYKPEQDVDVYDMRNITDDEIELILREKFDVKLQNKLQPVSNKAWYTL